The Candidatus Binatia bacterium genome contains a region encoding:
- a CDS encoding NAD(P)H-hydrate dehydratase, protein MKIDAASASVLSREAMRDLDAATIASGTPSLELMERAGAAIAAALEDRELHAVELPERPRLLVVAGRGNNGGDGFVVARLLAGRGWQCTVGLVEGDPAPGGDAARNLEEWTRVGGRTLSIDETRRLIDEGAPGHDLVLDAIFGTGLVRPVEDPARTIIESLNSCGLPVVAADISSGLGADSGTPLGAAVRCRATVTIGAAKPGLFLADGPDFAGRVRVVDIGLCELDAAGVVRQGIVLDAATTAGSLPRLVPLSHKGSRGHVFIVAGSRGKTGAAILAARGALRSGAGLVTVVGVADVQAAVSRALPEAMTLSFPADDEGRLREDAADRIAAAVAEADAIVVGPGIGRGPGPDAVVAALLAVARPLILDADALNAVASWDGPRRHAAFGARSAAGSPKVILTPHPGEMARLVATTGARVQLSRKVFADKIAQELGCVVVLKGAATIVSDGVTTAFNTTGNPGMATGGSGDVLAGMLGALAARLAPLEAARLGVYVHGMAGDALYCGGRSGFLASEIADAVPAALASRQPK, encoded by the coding sequence GTGAAGATCGACGCGGCCTCCGCCTCGGTGCTCTCGCGCGAGGCGATGCGCGACCTCGATGCCGCAACCATTGCGTCGGGCACACCGTCGCTCGAGCTGATGGAAAGGGCGGGGGCCGCCATTGCCGCTGCCCTCGAAGACCGCGAACTGCACGCAGTGGAACTGCCCGAGCGGCCCCGCCTGCTCGTCGTCGCAGGTCGCGGCAACAACGGGGGCGACGGGTTCGTCGTTGCCAGGCTGCTGGCCGGGCGGGGCTGGCAATGCACCGTGGGTCTCGTCGAAGGCGATCCCGCGCCCGGAGGCGACGCCGCGAGGAACCTCGAGGAGTGGACCCGGGTGGGCGGCCGGACTCTTTCGATCGACGAAACCCGCCGCCTCATCGACGAGGGCGCTCCCGGTCACGACCTCGTCCTCGATGCGATCTTCGGTACCGGCCTGGTGCGGCCGGTCGAAGATCCGGCCAGGACCATTATCGAATCGTTGAACTCCTGCGGCTTACCTGTTGTTGCTGCTGATATTTCTTCCGGTCTAGGTGCCGATTCGGGGACTCCGCTCGGAGCCGCCGTTCGCTGCCGCGCCACCGTGACGATCGGCGCCGCCAAGCCCGGCCTGTTCCTGGCCGATGGTCCGGACTTCGCCGGCCGCGTGCGAGTCGTCGACATCGGCCTCTGCGAGCTCGATGCGGCCGGAGTCGTGCGCCAGGGCATCGTGCTCGACGCTGCGACCACGGCAGGATCCCTTCCGCGCCTTGTCCCGCTCAGCCACAAGGGCAGCCGCGGACACGTCTTCATCGTCGCCGGGAGCCGCGGAAAAACGGGAGCGGCGATTCTCGCTGCCCGGGGAGCCCTTCGCTCAGGTGCCGGCCTGGTCACCGTCGTCGGCGTCGCCGACGTGCAGGCCGCCGTCTCGCGGGCCCTTCCCGAAGCAATGACGCTGTCATTCCCGGCCGACGACGAGGGCCGTTTGCGCGAAGATGCTGCGGACCGCATCGCCGCTGCCGTGGCCGAAGCGGATGCGATCGTCGTTGGGCCCGGAATCGGGCGCGGGCCTGGTCCCGACGCCGTGGTCGCTGCGCTGCTCGCCGTCGCGCGGCCGCTTATCCTGGACGCCGATGCCCTCAACGCCGTCGCGTCCTGGGATGGGCCGCGGCGCCACGCGGCATTCGGCGCGCGTTCGGCGGCCGGTTCGCCCAAGGTGATCCTGACTCCGCATCCGGGCGAGATGGCAAGACTGGTGGCTACGACCGGAGCCAGAGTTCAACTCTCACGCAAGGTATTTGCTGACAAGATTGCGCAGGAGCTTGGCTGTGTCGTCGTCCTGAAAGGAGCGGCGACGATCGTGTCGGACGGCGTGACCACGGCGTTCAACACGACGGGAAACCCCGGGATGGCAACCGGCGGCAGCGGCGACGTGCTCGCTGGAATGCTGGGCGCGCTGGCGGCCAGACTGGCGCCGCTCGAGGCTGCCCGGCTCGGAGTCTACGTGCACGGCATGGCCGGCGACGCGTTGTACTGCGGCGGGCGCTCCGGCTTCCTTGCATCCGAGATCGCCGACGCCGTCCCCGCCGCGCTGGCGTCGCGGCAGCCCAAATGA
- the pdxJ gene encoding pyridoxine 5'-phosphate synthase, with protein MRESALPAAGVATLLRLGVNIDHVATIRQARGVSYPDPVQAALAAERGGASGITAHLREDRRHIQDHDIRRLASAISTKLNLEMAATAAMVDFACQVLPADVCIVPEKREELTTEGGLAVAGREKDLAPMVARLREAGISVSLFIEPELREIDATIAVGAGVVELHTGSYANARGQGEIDDDMERIARAAAYAYERGLQVNAGHGLTLENVGPIAALPEMEELNIGHSIIARSVFVGIEEATREMMEACRRARRGPLR; from the coding sequence ATGCGCGAAAGCGCGCTGCCGGCTGCCGGCGTCGCGACGTTGCTGCGCCTCGGCGTCAACATCGATCACGTCGCGACGATCCGCCAGGCGCGCGGCGTCAGCTATCCCGATCCCGTCCAGGCAGCGCTGGCCGCCGAGCGCGGCGGCGCTTCGGGCATCACCGCGCACCTTCGCGAGGATCGCCGCCACATCCAGGACCACGACATCCGGCGCCTGGCTTCGGCGATCTCGACCAAACTCAACCTGGAGATGGCCGCGACGGCAGCGATGGTCGATTTCGCGTGCCAGGTGCTTCCGGCCGACGTCTGCATCGTCCCGGAAAAACGCGAGGAGCTGACGACCGAAGGCGGCCTGGCAGTGGCCGGCCGCGAAAAAGACCTTGCTCCGATGGTCGCACGGCTTCGCGAGGCGGGAATCTCCGTCAGCCTGTTCATCGAGCCCGAGCTGCGCGAAATCGACGCGACGATCGCCGTCGGTGCCGGCGTCGTCGAGCTGCACACCGGCAGCTACGCCAACGCGCGCGGCCAGGGCGAGATCGACGACGACATGGAGAGGATCGCGCGCGCGGCCGCGTACGCTTACGAGCGGGGGCTCCAGGTCAATGCAGGCCACGGGCTCACGCTCGAGAACGTCGGCCCGATCGCTGCGCTGCCCGAGATGGAAGAGCTGAACATCGGGCACTCGATCATCGCGCGCTCGGTGTTCGTCGGCATCGAGGAAGCGACGCGCGAGATGATGGAGGCGTGCCGGCGGGCGCGCCGCGGACCGCTGCGGTGA
- a CDS encoding aspartate kinase, with the protein MSNRIRIVQKYGGTSVGTPDRIRAVARRVKRVYDQGHEIAVVASAMSGETNRLLALGREVSASPHPRELDSMVATGEQVSCAMLAMALHDIGVPAVSLLGHQVRIQTDSSFGRARIRSIDVSRIERAFSERCVAVVAGFQGVDDDHNITTLGRGGSDTTGVAIAAAIKADVCEILTDVDGVYTTDPRICDGARKLDRISYDEMLELASLGAKVLQIRSVEFAKRYSVPVHVRSSFNDVEGTWVVAEEQDMEEILVSGVAFERDQAKVTIEGVPDAPGLAASIFVPLAEANLVIDMIVQNVGVDGRTDVTFTVAPADLEATKTIAEKATLRIGARGVSTQSGLGKVSVVGLGMRNHAGVAARMFEVLARERINIRMISTSEIKISVVVGNDQVDAAVRALHAAFLGPEAKALQETA; encoded by the coding sequence ATGTCGAACAGGATCCGCATCGTCCAGAAGTACGGTGGCACGTCGGTCGGCACCCCCGACCGAATCCGGGCCGTCGCGCGCCGGGTCAAGCGCGTCTATGACCAGGGCCACGAGATCGCCGTCGTAGCCTCGGCGATGTCGGGCGAAACCAACCGCCTGCTCGCGCTCGGGCGCGAGGTCTCGGCCAGTCCCCATCCCCGCGAGCTCGACTCGATGGTCGCCACCGGCGAGCAGGTCTCCTGCGCGATGCTCGCGATGGCGCTGCACGACATCGGCGTACCGGCGGTCTCCTTGCTCGGCCACCAGGTACGCATCCAGACCGATTCGTCGTTCGGCCGCGCGCGCATCCGCTCGATCGACGTCTCGCGCATCGAGCGCGCGTTCTCGGAGCGCTGCGTGGCGGTGGTCGCGGGGTTCCAGGGCGTCGACGACGATCACAACATCACGACTCTCGGCCGCGGCGGCTCCGATACGACCGGCGTCGCGATCGCCGCGGCAATCAAGGCCGACGTCTGCGAGATCCTGACCGACGTCGACGGAGTCTACACGACCGACCCGCGCATCTGTGACGGAGCGCGCAAGCTCGACCGCATCTCGTACGACGAGATGCTCGAGCTGGCCAGCCTCGGCGCCAAGGTGCTGCAGATCCGATCGGTGGAATTCGCCAAGCGCTACAGCGTGCCCGTGCACGTGCGCTCGAGCTTCAACGACGTCGAGGGAACCTGGGTCGTCGCAGAGGAACAGGACATGGAAGAGATTCTCGTTTCGGGCGTCGCATTCGAGCGTGACCAGGCCAAGGTCACCATCGAAGGGGTGCCCGATGCGCCCGGCCTTGCCGCCTCGATCTTCGTGCCGCTGGCCGAAGCCAACCTCGTCATCGACATGATCGTGCAGAACGTCGGCGTAGACGGGCGCACCGACGTGACGTTCACGGTGGCCCCGGCCGACCTGGAAGCGACGAAGACGATCGCCGAAAAAGCGACGCTGCGCATCGGCGCCCGCGGCGTCAGCACCCAGTCGGGGCTTGGCAAGGTGTCGGTGGTGGGGCTCGGGATGCGCAACCACGCGGGCGTCGCGGCGCGCATGTTCGAGGTGCTCGCCCGTGAGAGAATCAACATCCGGATGATCTCGACCTCGGAGATCAAGATTTCGGTCGTCGTCGGCAACGACCAGGTCGATGCGGCGGTACGCGCGCTGCACGCGGCCTTCCTCGGCCCCGAGGCGAAGGCTCTGCAGGAGACCGCTTGA
- the ftsH gene encoding ATP-dependent zinc metalloprotease FtsH: MNQLSRNLALWLVLGLMVVLLFNMFQAQQVKDQELSYSEFIKEVDEGRVESVTMQGDTLRGRLEGDKEFRTYAPPGHDTASHILDKEIPFTVRPETQDPWYIEMMVQWFPMLLLVGVWIFFMRQMQVGGGKAMSFGKSKAKLLSEHANKVTFSDVAGIDEAKDELEEIIAFLRDPKKFTRLGGRIPKGVLLVGAPGTGKTLLARAVAGEAGVPFFSISGSDFVEMFVGVGASRVRDLFVQGKKNAPCIIFIDEIDAVGRHRGAGLGGGHDEREQTLNQLLVEMDGFESNEGVILMAASNRPDVLDPALLRPGRFDRRVVVPRPDVRGRTGILKVHTRKVPLGSDVELENVAKGTPGFSGADLENLVNEAALMAAREGRDTVTQSNFESAKDKVLMGSERRSLVLSDDEKRNTAYHESGHALVARMLPGTDPVHKVTIIPRGMALGVTQQLPEEDRHSFNRTYLLNTLAILYGGRVAEELVLKEITTGAGNDIERATQLAHKMICEWGMSESLGPVMLKRGSEEPFLGLDLHHQREYSEDTARLVDIEVKSLLTNAYRRAEAILSANIEALHRMASALLERETLDGRELDVILSGTGAALPAGV; the protein is encoded by the coding sequence ATGAACCAGCTCTCCAGAAATCTCGCACTTTGGCTCGTGCTCGGCCTGATGGTCGTGCTGCTGTTCAACATGTTCCAGGCCCAGCAGGTCAAGGACCAGGAGCTGAGCTACAGCGAGTTCATCAAAGAGGTCGACGAAGGTCGCGTCGAGTCGGTGACGATGCAGGGCGACACCCTGCGCGGACGACTCGAAGGCGACAAGGAGTTCCGCACCTACGCGCCTCCGGGCCACGACACGGCCTCGCACATTCTCGACAAGGAAATTCCTTTCACCGTGCGTCCCGAGACGCAGGATCCCTGGTACATCGAGATGATGGTCCAGTGGTTCCCGATGCTGCTGCTGGTCGGCGTGTGGATCTTCTTCATGCGCCAGATGCAGGTGGGCGGCGGCAAGGCGATGAGCTTCGGCAAGAGCAAGGCCAAGCTGCTCTCCGAGCACGCCAACAAGGTGACGTTCAGCGACGTCGCCGGCATCGACGAGGCCAAGGACGAGCTCGAGGAGATCATCGCGTTCCTGCGTGACCCGAAGAAGTTCACGCGCCTCGGTGGCCGCATCCCCAAGGGTGTGCTGCTGGTCGGCGCTCCCGGCACCGGCAAGACGCTGCTCGCTCGCGCGGTGGCCGGCGAAGCGGGCGTTCCGTTCTTCTCGATTTCGGGATCGGACTTCGTCGAGATGTTCGTCGGCGTGGGCGCTTCGCGCGTTCGCGACCTTTTCGTGCAGGGCAAGAAGAATGCGCCGTGCATCATTTTCATCGACGAGATCGACGCCGTCGGGCGCCACCGCGGAGCCGGCCTCGGCGGCGGCCACGATGAACGCGAGCAGACGCTGAACCAGCTCCTCGTCGAGATGGACGGCTTCGAGTCGAACGAGGGCGTGATCCTCATGGCCGCGTCCAACCGGCCCGACGTGCTCGATCCGGCGCTGCTGCGCCCCGGCCGCTTCGACCGCCGCGTCGTCGTGCCGCGCCCCGACGTTCGCGGCCGCACCGGCATCCTCAAGGTGCACACCCGCAAGGTGCCGCTGGGCTCCGACGTCGAGCTCGAGAACGTCGCGAAGGGAACGCCCGGCTTCTCGGGCGCCGACCTCGAGAACCTCGTCAACGAGGCGGCGCTGATGGCCGCGCGCGAAGGCCGTGACACCGTCACGCAGAGCAATTTCGAGTCCGCCAAGGACAAGGTGCTGATGGGCAGCGAGCGCCGCAGCCTGGTCCTGTCCGACGACGAGAAGCGCAACACCGCCTACCACGAGTCGGGACACGCGCTGGTCGCGCGGATGCTTCCCGGCACCGACCCCGTGCACAAGGTGACGATCATACCGCGCGGCATGGCCCTCGGTGTCACGCAGCAGCTCCCCGAAGAGGATCGTCACTCGTTCAACCGCACCTATCTGCTCAACACGCTGGCGATCCTGTACGGCGGCCGCGTCGCCGAGGAGCTCGTGCTGAAGGAGATCACGACCGGTGCCGGCAACGACATCGAGCGCGCGACCCAGCTCGCGCACAAGATGATCTGCGAGTGGGGCATGAGCGAATCGCTCGGACCGGTGATGCTCAAGCGCGGCAGCGAGGAGCCTTTCCTCGGGCTCGACCTTCACCACCAGCGCGAGTACTCCGAGGACACTGCCCGGCTCGTCGACATCGAGGTCAAGAGCCTGCTGACCAACGCGTACCGCCGCGCCGAAGCGATCCTGTCGGCGAACATCGAGGCGCTGCACCGCATGGCCTCGGCCCTGCTCGAGCGCGAGACCCTCGACGGTCGCGAGCTCGACGTCATTCTCTCCGGCACCGGGGCTGCGCTGCCGGCAGGAGTCTGA
- the tsaE gene encoding tRNA (adenosine(37)-N6)-threonylcarbamoyltransferase complex ATPase subunit type 1 TsaE yields the protein MSSTDSSTGSAAAHAGGDSANVVEKTSRSEEETEAIGRRLAEALPPHTVVALCGPLGAGKTVFARGVAAGLGIDPALVTSPTFVYLVDYPEGRIPFVHADLYRFGDVPGELVEGAFESIGLEAALAGDAIVLIEWWPFHRGIEPERIVLVELAVESGDVRSIRLNFRGPGLGAALARVSQ from the coding sequence ATGAGCTCGACGGACAGCTCGACGGGCAGCGCGGCCGCCCACGCAGGCGGCGACTCGGCGAACGTGGTCGAGAAGACCTCCCGCAGCGAGGAAGAAACCGAAGCCATCGGCCGACGTCTGGCCGAGGCCCTGCCGCCGCACACGGTGGTCGCGCTTTGCGGTCCCCTCGGTGCCGGCAAGACGGTCTTTGCCAGAGGGGTCGCCGCCGGTCTCGGCATCGACCCCGCGCTCGTCACCAGCCCTACGTTCGTCTACCTCGTCGACTATCCCGAAGGTCGCATTCCCTTCGTTCACGCGGACCTGTACCGCTTCGGCGATGTTCCGGGTGAGCTCGTCGAAGGGGCCTTCGAGAGCATCGGCCTGGAGGCTGCACTGGCCGGAGATGCGATCGTGCTGATCGAGTGGTGGCCTTTCCACCGAGGGATCGAGCCCGAGCGCATCGTCCTCGTTGAACTCGCCGTCGAATCCGGCGATGTTAGGTCGATTCGCCTGAATTTCCGGGGTCCCGGACTCGGCGCGGCCTTGGCTCGCGTCTCGCAGTGA
- the glmM gene encoding phosphoglucosamine mutase: MAAGNQSAGPGGPAGPAKKERRLFGTDGIRGTANQEPMTPETVLRLGRAVGRHFQTASNRRHKILIGKDTRLSGYMIETALEAGLTSMGIDVLLVGPMPTPGIAFLTRSVRADAGVAISASHNPYSDNGIKFFGPDGFKLADSAELAIESLMFGDDLDCIRPTGGGIGKAFRIDDADGRYNVFLKTVLPRELTLDGLRVVIDCAHGAAYRVAPQVLMELGAEVVSIGVSPDGHNINDGVGALHVAALRERVRAEKADVGIALDGDADRCILVDEEGEEVDGDHVLAILGLAMLERGDLAGNTVVATVMSNFGLEVLLRERGVTLERTPVGDRYVVERMVEGGFKLGGEKSGHIICLDHATTGDGMVTALSVLTCMKLTGKPLSHGRSLLRSYPQRLVSLKVKERRTLEAIPSVAGAIAEAEDALGCRGRVVVRFSGTEPLARVMVEGEEEGMVDRHALRIAAAIEAALG, encoded by the coding sequence ATGGCAGCGGGGAACCAGTCGGCCGGGCCAGGCGGGCCAGCCGGGCCAGCCAAAAAGGAACGCCGCCTTTTCGGCACCGACGGCATTCGGGGCACGGCCAACCAGGAGCCGATGACGCCGGAAACGGTGCTTCGCCTCGGCCGCGCCGTCGGACGCCACTTCCAGACCGCGAGCAACCGCCGCCACAAGATCCTCATCGGCAAGGACACGCGCCTGTCCGGCTACATGATCGAGACCGCGCTGGAGGCCGGCCTGACGTCGATGGGCATCGACGTGCTGCTGGTAGGGCCGATGCCCACTCCGGGCATCGCGTTCCTTACGCGCAGCGTGCGCGCGGATGCGGGCGTTGCGATCTCGGCGTCGCACAATCCCTACTCCGACAACGGCATCAAGTTCTTCGGCCCCGACGGCTTCAAGCTGGCCGATTCGGCCGAGCTGGCCATCGAGAGCCTGATGTTCGGCGACGATCTCGACTGCATCCGCCCGACCGGCGGCGGCATAGGCAAGGCGTTCCGCATCGACGATGCCGACGGTCGCTACAACGTGTTCCTGAAGACGGTGCTTCCCCGCGAGCTGACCTTGGACGGTCTTCGCGTCGTCATCGACTGCGCGCACGGTGCGGCCTATCGAGTCGCGCCGCAGGTGCTGATGGAGCTGGGCGCCGAGGTCGTCTCGATCGGCGTCTCCCCGGACGGACACAACATCAACGACGGCGTCGGCGCCCTGCATGTCGCGGCGCTGCGCGAGCGAGTTCGCGCCGAGAAGGCGGACGTCGGCATCGCGCTCGACGGCGACGCCGACCGCTGCATCCTCGTCGACGAAGAGGGCGAGGAAGTCGACGGTGACCACGTCCTGGCCATTCTCGGGCTTGCGATGCTCGAGCGCGGCGATCTTGCGGGAAACACGGTGGTGGCGACCGTGATGTCGAACTTCGGCCTCGAGGTGCTGCTGCGCGAGCGCGGCGTCACGCTCGAGCGCACGCCCGTCGGCGACCGTTACGTCGTCGAGCGCATGGTCGAAGGCGGCTTCAAGCTCGGCGGCGAAAAATCCGGCCACATCATCTGCCTCGACCATGCGACGACCGGCGACGGCATGGTCACCGCGCTGTCGGTGCTGACCTGCATGAAGCTGACCGGAAAGCCGCTGTCGCACGGCCGCAGCCTGCTTCGCAGTTATCCGCAGCGCCTCGTCAGCCTCAAAGTGAAGGAACGCCGCACACTCGAAGCGATTCCTTCGGTGGCCGGCGCGATCGCCGAAGCCGAAGACGCGCTCGGCTGCCGCGGCCGCGTGGTCGTGCGCTTCTCCGGTACCGAACCGCTGGCACGCGTGATGGTCGAAGGCGAGGAAGAAGGCATGGTCGATCGCCACGCCCTCCGCATCGCGGCAGCGATCGAGGCGGCGCTGGGCTGA
- the cimA gene encoding citramalate synthase translates to MHPSRSIEIYDTTLRDGTQGEGVSFTVRDKIAVALRLDDFGVAVIEGGWPGSNPRDAAFFDEIRREKLRHARIAAFGSTMRPGKAPSADANLKALLDAKTPVVTIVAKTWDLHVHEDLRIELDANLELITRTIEYLKKRVDRVILDAEHFFDGFAANRPYAISCLRAAADAGADLLCLCDTRGGSLPGDVAAATLEAGSIGVPLGIHCHNDSGLAVANSLAAVEAGAVQVQGTVNGFGERCGNASLCTLVPNLQLKMGYRCVSSAQLARLSDLSRLCAELANVQLEPRLPYVGRSAFAHKGGLHVAAVRKNAVTYEHIDPALVGNHQRVLISDLAGRSNVMHKAEQFGIDVAGRHDELASLLSHLKELEHSGFQFEGADASLELLMRRNLHPFRRFFRLIGFRVTDEKRSEDGRTWCEATVMIEAPDGAVEHTAAEGNGPVNALDRALRKALTKFYPSIEKVQLHDYKVRVLDGTSGTESRVRVLIESGDGEKRWGSVGVSHNVVEASWQALVDSLVYHLVREEEKLSRRTSRSAAARGKR, encoded by the coding sequence GTGCATCCTTCGCGATCGATCGAGATCTACGACACGACGCTGCGCGACGGCACCCAGGGCGAGGGCGTGAGCTTCACCGTCCGTGACAAGATTGCCGTGGCCCTTCGCCTCGATGACTTCGGCGTCGCGGTGATCGAAGGCGGCTGGCCGGGGTCCAACCCCCGCGACGCGGCATTCTTCGACGAGATCCGCCGCGAGAAGCTGCGCCACGCCAGGATCGCGGCGTTCGGCTCGACGATGCGGCCCGGCAAGGCGCCGTCGGCCGACGCGAACCTGAAGGCGCTGCTCGATGCAAAGACTCCGGTAGTCACCATCGTCGCCAAGACCTGGGACCTGCACGTCCACGAGGACCTGCGCATCGAGCTCGACGCGAACCTCGAGCTGATCACCAGGACGATCGAGTACCTGAAGAAGCGCGTCGACCGCGTGATCCTCGATGCCGAACATTTCTTCGACGGCTTTGCCGCCAACCGCCCGTACGCGATTTCGTGCCTGCGGGCCGCGGCCGATGCCGGCGCCGACCTGCTGTGCCTTTGCGATACGCGCGGCGGCTCGCTGCCGGGCGACGTTGCCGCGGCCACGCTGGAGGCGGGCAGCATCGGCGTTCCTCTCGGTATTCACTGCCACAACGACTCGGGACTGGCCGTGGCCAATTCGCTCGCGGCCGTCGAGGCGGGTGCAGTGCAGGTGCAGGGCACCGTCAACGGGTTCGGCGAGCGCTGCGGCAACGCGAGCCTTTGCACGCTGGTGCCGAATCTCCAGCTCAAGATGGGCTACCGGTGTGTGAGCTCCGCGCAGCTTGCGCGCCTGTCCGACCTCTCGCGGCTTTGCGCCGAGCTCGCCAACGTGCAGCTCGAGCCGAGGCTTCCGTACGTCGGACGCTCGGCGTTCGCGCACAAGGGCGGCCTTCACGTCGCGGCGGTGCGCAAGAACGCGGTCACGTACGAGCACATCGACCCGGCGCTGGTCGGCAACCACCAGCGGGTGCTCATCTCGGACCTTGCCGGACGCAGCAACGTCATGCACAAGGCCGAGCAGTTCGGCATCGACGTCGCGGGCCGTCACGACGAGCTCGCCTCGCTGCTCTCGCACCTGAAGGAGCTCGAGCACAGCGGCTTCCAGTTCGAAGGGGCCGACGCTTCGCTCGAGCTGCTGATGCGTCGCAACCTTCACCCGTTCCGCCGCTTCTTCCGCCTGATCGGCTTCCGGGTCACCGACGAGAAGCGCTCGGAGGACGGCAGGACGTGGTGCGAAGCCACGGTGATGATCGAGGCGCCGGACGGCGCCGTCGAGCACACGGCGGCCGAAGGCAACGGGCCCGTCAACGCGCTCGACCGCGCGCTGCGCAAGGCTCTGACCAAGTTCTATCCGAGCATCGAGAAGGTGCAGCTCCACGACTACAAGGTGCGCGTGCTCGACGGCACCAGCGGAACCGAAAGCCGCGTGCGCGTGCTGATCGAATCGGGCGACGGCGAAAAGCGCTGGGGCTCGGTCGGAGTGTCGCACAACGTGGTCGAGGCGAGCTGGCAGGCGCTGGTCGACAGCCTGGTCTACCACCTGGTGCGCGAGGAGGAGAAGCTTTCCCGTCGCACGTCCAGGTCCGCGGCCGCAAGGGGCAAGCGCTGA
- a CDS encoding aminotransferase class V-fold PLP-dependent enzyme encodes MATPMHGYFDYNASSLLRPQAAAALAAWIDSGGGNPSSMHARGRRARIEIEDARRSVASLADGAVARDVVFTSGATESNNTVLRGFAAAMPEATLVTSVVEHHSLVATVDDLETRGHRIVRLAARSDSSLDLAPLASLGAGPVLVSLGLANGESGAILAVDSLLAAAPAGAFVHLDVAQAAGRLLLPFGGRIDALSMSGHKFGSPPGIGALVVSPRLRGLLRPLLTGGPQEWSMRAGTPNVPGIVAMGAAARASLEGMDTEQRRLAAIRNGLWQRLRTTLPGIVRITPDDGLANTLTIALEGCSADSLIAALDLEGFCISAGSACAAGSPEPSHVMKALGLAPQYHGGVLRISAGWGTQRDDADALADALERTIRRARQAA; translated from the coding sequence ATGGCCACGCCGATGCACGGCTATTTCGACTACAACGCGAGCAGTCTGCTGCGGCCGCAAGCCGCGGCAGCGCTGGCGGCGTGGATCGACAGCGGAGGCGGCAACCCCTCCAGCATGCACGCGCGCGGACGGCGGGCCCGCATCGAGATCGAAGACGCGCGGCGCAGTGTCGCGTCGCTGGCCGACGGCGCGGTTGCACGCGACGTCGTGTTCACGTCTGGGGCGACCGAGTCGAACAATACCGTGCTGCGCGGTTTCGCCGCAGCGATGCCAGAAGCGACGCTCGTCACATCGGTGGTCGAGCATCATTCGCTCGTCGCGACGGTCGATGACCTCGAAACGCGCGGACACCGCATCGTGCGGCTGGCTGCACGCAGCGATTCGTCCCTCGATCTTGCGCCGCTTGCCTCGCTCGGCGCGGGCCCCGTTCTCGTCAGCCTCGGCCTTGCCAACGGCGAAAGCGGCGCGATTCTCGCCGTCGATTCCCTTCTCGCGGCGGCTCCGGCCGGCGCTTTCGTGCATCTCGATGTCGCGCAGGCAGCCGGCCGCCTGCTGCTGCCTTTCGGCGGCCGCATCGACGCATTGTCGATGTCCGGGCACAAGTTCGGCTCTCCACCTGGAATCGGCGCGCTGGTGGTTTCGCCGCGACTGCGCGGGCTGCTTCGTCCTTTGCTGACCGGCGGTCCCCAGGAATGGTCGATGAGGGCGGGTACGCCGAACGTACCCGGTATCGTCGCGATGGGAGCAGCTGCGCGGGCATCGCTGGAAGGCATGGACACCGAGCAGCGCCGGCTTGCGGCGATCCGCAATGGCCTCTGGCAGCGTCTTCGCACGACGCTGCCCGGAATCGTCCGCATCACCCCGGACGACGGACTGGCCAACACGCTGACGATCGCGCTCGAAGGCTGCAGCGCCGACAGCCTGATCGCAGCGCTCGACCTCGAAGGATTCTGCATTTCGGCAGGCTCGGCGTGCGCGGCCGGCTCGCCCGAACCTTCGCACGTGATGAAGGCGCTCGGCCTTGCGCCGCAGTACCACGGCGGCGTGCTGCGCATCAGCGCCGGGTGGGGAACCCAGCGCGACGATGCGGACGCTCTGGCCGATGCGCTCGAACGGACCATCCGGCGCGCGAGGCAAGCCGCATGA